One genomic region from Spirosoma sp. KCTC 42546 encodes:
- a CDS encoding VOC family protein translates to MEEQKNQSATSAPTNDTTPKVTGIGGIFFFSDNPKETREWYAKHLGLDINDWGSTFESRNVNRPDEINSLQWSPFKKGDDYFAPSQKEFMINYRVQNIEGLVTKLSENGVTILDSITTYDYGKFVHIMDEEGNKIELWEPVDAELNG, encoded by the coding sequence ATGGAAGAACAAAAAAATCAATCGGCAACGTCAGCTCCAACGAACGACACAACGCCTAAGGTGACCGGAATTGGGGGTATTTTCTTTTTTTCTGACAATCCCAAAGAAACAAGAGAATGGTATGCCAAACATTTAGGACTTGATATCAATGACTGGGGTTCGACTTTTGAATCCAGAAACGTTAATAGACCTGACGAGATAAACTCGCTCCAATGGAGCCCTTTCAAAAAAGGAGATGACTATTTTGCTCCATCTCAAAAAGAGTTTATGATTAATTACCGGGTTCAAAATATTGAAGGGCTTGTTACCAAACTCAGTGAAAACGGTGTAACCATACTTGACAGCATTACGACATACGATTACGGAAAATTTGTTCATATCATGGACGAAGAAGGCAATAAGATTGAACTATGGGAGCCAGTTGATGCTGAACTCAATGGGTAG
- a CDS encoding aldo/keto reductase — protein MNSLQKTDLGSQGLVVPAIGLGCMGMTQIAGNDIYGKADEAESIATIHRSLELGGNFLDTADLYGPLHNERLIAKAIKGQRDKYIIATKFGFEIDDNEQLTWQFNGQPAYVKKAVERSLKNLGTDYIDLYYLHRLDPNTPIEETVGAMAELVKEGKVGYIGLSEVSSATIRKAHAVHPLTAVQTEYSLFERSVEEAGILATLQELGIGFVAYSPLGRGFVSGDIKSPDDFPADDFRRSIPRFQGEAFYKNIELVNELKKLADEKHITPSQLAIAWVVSKGFLPIPGTKRVKYVEQNIEAASIPLTADELARIETIIPLGTLTGDRYDAAGMEWIDQ, from the coding sequence ATGAACAGTCTTCAAAAAACAGATTTAGGAAGTCAGGGGCTCGTTGTCCCAGCTATTGGGCTTGGTTGCATGGGCATGACGCAAATTGCCGGTAATGATATTTACGGAAAAGCCGATGAAGCTGAATCCATCGCCACCATTCATCGCTCGCTGGAATTAGGCGGCAATTTTTTAGACACGGCCGATTTATACGGACCGCTACACAACGAGCGGTTAATCGCCAAAGCCATCAAGGGTCAACGGGACAAGTATATCATAGCCACTAAGTTTGGATTTGAGATCGACGATAACGAGCAACTTACCTGGCAATTCAACGGACAACCCGCGTATGTAAAAAAGGCCGTGGAACGGTCGTTAAAGAACCTCGGCACGGATTACATCGACCTGTATTACCTGCACCGCTTAGACCCCAACACGCCTATTGAGGAAACCGTTGGTGCCATGGCTGAGCTGGTAAAAGAAGGAAAAGTTGGATATATCGGCCTCTCTGAAGTATCATCGGCAACGATCCGAAAAGCACATGCGGTTCATCCACTCACGGCCGTGCAAACCGAGTACTCGTTATTTGAGCGAAGTGTGGAAGAAGCTGGGATTCTGGCTACGCTTCAGGAATTGGGGATTGGATTTGTGGCCTATTCACCGCTAGGGCGAGGGTTTGTTTCCGGAGATATCAAAAGCCCGGACGATTTTCCGGCTGATGATTTCAGACGGAGTATTCCCAGGTTTCAGGGCGAGGCTTTCTATAAAAACATTGAGCTGGTCAATGAACTGAAAAAACTGGCCGATGAGAAACACATCACCCCATCGCAGTTAGCCATTGCCTGGGTGGTTTCAAAGGGATTTTTACCGATTCCGGGTACCAAACGCGTCAAGTATGTTGAGCAAAATATCGAAGCGGCCAGCATACCCCTAACGGCTGACGAACTGGCTCGAATCGAAACGATTATCCCCCTGGGTACGTTAACAGGCGACCGCTACGATGCTGCGGGTATGGAATGGATTGATCAGTAA
- a CDS encoding CocE/NonD family hydrolase, translating to MKIFLIWLHGLLLLLSHSTLSQNSSPYERQEVLIPMRDGVKLNTVIYTLKNSKEPLPFLLTRTPYGVSETDSPDRIAYVKDMADDGYIFVYQDIRGRYKSEGTFEMQRFTRDKKNLKAIDESTDTYDTIEWLLAHVPNNNKKVGMYGISYAGWTTAIAAIDPHPALVAVSEQATPSDMFLGDDFHHNGAFRLSYGFEYAFMEEATKTDSLFPFPSYDTYDWYLKLGALSNVNKLYFKDKLPTWNDFVKHPNYDSFWQKQSLINRIDSSPKIPIMNVAGWWDQEDFYGPLKAYQLWEKQDKSNKNFLVAGPWNHGGWGRSDGRTLGNIKFDTATSVTFRKEIQAPWFAYYLKGKGTGNFAEAVTFQTGSNTWKRYDTWPPKEATKRNLYFQANGKLSFNAPKAASGSDAYVSDPAQPIPYRTRPIEATYGPGSRWRTWLTEDQRFVHNRPDVLSWETDALTEDVTVTGEVLAKLFAATTGSDADWVVKLIDVYPAHYPQQLGMSGYQLMVANDVFRGRFRNSFSTPEAITPNKTETYSIDLHSINHVFQKGHKMMVQIQSTWFPIIDRNPQKFVPNIFEAKETDYQKATHTIFRSTAAPSHLELSVVGK from the coding sequence ATGAAAATCTTCCTCATCTGGCTACATGGACTACTTCTACTTTTATCCCACTCAACACTTTCTCAAAACTCAAGTCCCTACGAACGCCAGGAAGTGCTGATTCCGATGCGCGACGGCGTTAAACTGAATACGGTGATTTATACCCTTAAAAACAGTAAAGAGCCGCTGCCTTTTTTGCTGACCCGAACGCCCTACGGCGTCAGTGAAACCGATAGTCCGGATCGAATAGCATACGTGAAAGACATGGCCGACGATGGGTATATCTTTGTGTACCAGGATATTCGGGGACGGTATAAATCGGAGGGAACGTTTGAAATGCAGCGATTTACCCGAGATAAGAAAAATTTGAAGGCAATCGACGAGAGTACCGATACCTACGACACCATTGAGTGGTTGCTGGCGCATGTTCCCAATAACAACAAAAAGGTGGGCATGTATGGTATTTCGTACGCTGGCTGGACTACGGCAATAGCGGCTATTGATCCGCATCCGGCTTTGGTAGCCGTTTCGGAACAGGCAACGCCTTCGGATATGTTTCTGGGCGATGACTTTCACCACAATGGGGCTTTTCGGCTAAGCTATGGGTTCGAGTACGCCTTTATGGAAGAAGCCACTAAAACGGATTCACTCTTCCCATTCCCGAGCTATGATACCTACGACTGGTACCTGAAACTGGGTGCGCTTTCGAACGTAAACAAGCTGTATTTCAAGGACAAACTACCCACCTGGAACGATTTTGTAAAGCACCCGAATTACGATTCGTTCTGGCAGAAACAATCACTCATTAACCGAATTGATAGTAGTCCTAAAATACCAATCATGAACGTGGCGGGCTGGTGGGACCAGGAGGATTTCTATGGCCCATTAAAAGCCTATCAACTGTGGGAAAAGCAGGATAAATCGAATAAAAACTTCCTGGTGGCGGGTCCCTGGAATCATGGAGGCTGGGGCCGCTCCGATGGGCGTACACTGGGCAACATCAAGTTCGATACGGCCACGTCGGTTACGTTCCGCAAAGAGATTCAGGCACCCTGGTTTGCGTATTATCTGAAAGGAAAAGGTACCGGAAATTTTGCGGAAGCGGTCACGTTTCAAACGGGCTCCAATACCTGGAAACGCTACGACACCTGGCCTCCGAAAGAAGCGACGAAACGGAATCTGTATTTTCAGGCCAACGGAAAATTATCGTTCAATGCGCCAAAGGCCGCGTCCGGCTCTGATGCGTATGTGTCTGATCCAGCCCAACCTATTCCCTACCGAACGCGCCCCATCGAAGCCACCTACGGACCGGGCTCGCGCTGGCGCACCTGGCTTACCGAAGATCAGCGGTTTGTCCATAACCGCCCCGATGTGCTTTCCTGGGAAACCGATGCCCTGACCGAAGATGTAACGGTTACGGGCGAAGTTTTGGCAAAACTGTTTGCTGCCACAACTGGCAGCGATGCCGACTGGGTTGTCAAGCTGATTGATGTGTATCCGGCTCATTATCCGCAACAACTCGGTATGAGCGGTTACCAGCTTATGGTAGCGAACGACGTTTTCCGGGGTCGGTTCCGAAACAGTTTTTCAACACCCGAAGCTATTACGCCCAATAAAACGGAAACGTACAGCATTGATTTACACTCGATCAATCACGTTTTCCAGAAAGGACACAAAATGATGGTACAGATACAAAGCACCTGGTTTCCCATCATCGACCGAAACCCACAAAAGTTTGTTCCGAATATTTTCGAAGCGAAAGAAACGGATTACCAGAAAGCCACTCATACGATTTTCCGGTCAACTGCGGCTCCTTCGCATTTAGAGTTGAGTGTTGTAGGAAAGTAA
- a CDS encoding AraC family transcriptional regulator, which translates to MPKNDVDYKLRKPDSSLSDFVESFWMLANPSDQEKKVVVLPDGRIDIFFSYSSTEPFHSTLMGLGTEPDATAIPPKTVMFAVSFRLLAIEYLLGIKLSSLVNYATRLPADFWGISEHDLTDFDSFCNKVSATLTGLLQRNIDVRKQKLFELIYSSAGALSVAELADNVGWSSRQINRYFTTYVGISLKAYCTILRFRASLNHIKSGKLYPEQNFADQTHFIKEIKKFSGVIPKELARNANDRFILLLTLPEN; encoded by the coding sequence ATGCCTAAAAACGACGTAGACTACAAACTAAGAAAACCAGACTCATCGCTTTCCGATTTTGTAGAAAGTTTTTGGATGCTTGCCAATCCTTCTGATCAGGAAAAGAAAGTTGTAGTTTTGCCAGATGGGCGAATTGATATTTTCTTTTCCTATTCGTCAACCGAGCCTTTCCATAGTACACTTATGGGTTTGGGTACCGAGCCGGATGCAACCGCTATTCCACCTAAAACGGTCATGTTTGCGGTCAGTTTCAGGCTGCTGGCCATTGAGTATTTGCTAGGCATCAAACTATCATCACTTGTTAACTATGCGACCAGATTGCCAGCTGATTTCTGGGGCATTTCTGAGCATGATCTGACTGATTTTGACAGCTTTTGCAATAAGGTTTCTGCTACACTGACTGGTTTACTTCAGCGGAACATCGACGTCCGAAAACAAAAACTGTTTGAACTCATCTATTCGTCAGCGGGGGCCTTATCTGTAGCCGAATTAGCAGACAACGTAGGCTGGAGTAGCCGCCAAATTAACCGGTATTTCACTACGTATGTTGGCATTTCGTTGAAAGCATATTGCACCATTTTACGATTCAGAGCATCTCTGAATCACATCAAATCAGGCAAGCTATATCCCGAGCAAAACTTTGCCGATCAAACCCATTTCATAAAAGAGATAAAAAAGTTTTCAGGCGTAATTCCAAAAGAATTAGCCAGGAACGCCAATGACCGATTTATACTATTATTGACTTTGCCCGAGAACTAG
- a CDS encoding Lrp/AsnC family transcriptional regulator, with protein MLDDTDLRLLTLLQQNAKLTIKELAEQLGMTTTPIFERIKRMERDGVITGYVALVDPEKVGRPLVVFCNVSMPDYTPDNISGFEESIRQMPDVLEAYHLAGTIDYQLKVLVQDIKEYTLFLQQVATLPMVRVHSSAIALYTVKQSTIVPTPAKITML; from the coding sequence ATGCTGGATGATACGGACCTGCGTTTGCTGACCTTATTACAGCAAAATGCCAAATTGACCATTAAAGAATTAGCGGAACAATTAGGCATGACCACGACGCCTATTTTTGAACGAATAAAGCGCATGGAGCGCGACGGGGTGATTACTGGTTATGTAGCCTTAGTTGACCCTGAAAAAGTAGGTCGGCCCTTAGTCGTCTTTTGCAACGTGTCGATGCCCGATTATACGCCTGACAATATCAGTGGTTTTGAAGAGAGCATTCGACAGATGCCCGATGTACTGGAAGCCTACCATCTGGCCGGTACTATTGATTATCAGTTGAAAGTGCTTGTGCAGGATATCAAAGAATACACACTGTTTTTGCAACAAGTCGCTACACTTCCAATGGTCCGTGTTCATAGTAGTGCCATAGCGCTATACACCGTGAAACAATCCACCATTGTGCCAACACCTGCCAAAATCACTATGCTATGA
- a CDS encoding AraC family transcriptional regulator yields the protein MKKEASHPYIINSISELHRLLALPKPEHPLISVINLSEVTCHFDESLKSVVYNFYSICIKKDFTGKMKYGQNYYDFDEGIMTFFSPGQVIATVTPDDMALNGWWLVIHPDFILNYQLSRRIKDYGFFTYAVNEALHLSDKEETLMMAIMQNIGQEYRSVIDSYSQDVIVSHIELLLNYSNRFYNRQFITRKNASHDILTRLEALLSDYFDGTTVQELGLPTVQYISDALHVSPNYLSDMLRHLTGQSTQHHIHNKLIEKAKEILSTTSLSVSEIAYQLGFEYPQSFNKLFKSKTQVSPLEFRQSFN from the coding sequence ATGAAAAAAGAAGCCAGCCACCCCTATATTATCAATTCAATTTCTGAATTGCACCGCCTGCTCGCCTTACCCAAACCAGAGCATCCGTTAATCAGCGTTATCAATCTCAGTGAGGTAACCTGCCATTTTGATGAAAGCCTAAAAAGTGTTGTCTACAACTTTTATTCGATCTGCATCAAAAAGGACTTCACTGGGAAAATGAAATATGGACAGAACTACTATGATTTCGATGAAGGAATCATGACCTTCTTTTCGCCAGGTCAGGTCATTGCAACAGTTACGCCAGACGACATGGCGCTTAACGGTTGGTGGTTGGTTATCCATCCTGATTTTATCCTGAATTACCAATTATCCAGGCGCATTAAAGACTACGGTTTTTTCACTTATGCCGTGAATGAAGCTCTGCATTTGTCCGATAAAGAAGAAACACTCATGATGGCCATTATGCAGAACATCGGGCAGGAATATCGGTCTGTTATCGATAGCTACAGCCAGGACGTAATCGTGTCGCATATTGAATTATTGCTCAATTATTCCAACCGCTTTTACAATCGGCAATTCATCACCCGTAAAAATGCCAGTCACGATATACTGACCAGGCTGGAGGCCCTTCTTTCGGATTATTTTGACGGAACTACCGTACAGGAACTGGGACTCCCGACTGTTCAATACATCTCTGATGCACTGCATGTGTCGCCGAACTACTTAAGCGATATGCTGCGGCACCTGACCGGTCAAAGCACTCAGCACCATATTCATAACAAACTGATTGAGAAAGCGAAAGAGATTTTATCAACTACCTCATTATCTGTCAGCGAAATAGCCTACCAGCTCGGCTTTGAATACCCACAGTCGTTCAATAAACTATTCAAGAGCAAGACCCAGGTTTCACCCCTTGAATTCAGGCAATCATTCAACTAA
- a CDS encoding NAD(P)/FAD-dependent oxidoreductase produces the protein MLLDNKSIAIVGGGPGGLTLARLLQQKGAQVKVYERDVNRDVRVQGATLDLHHESGLAALRKAGLLDAFKAAYRPGADLIRILDNTATIVFDEHLQPAEKTFDSEWFRPEIDRGPLRNLLVDSLQPDTVIWDSQFVSMSTLGSGWQLTFQNGTSATADLVIGADGANSKIRPLLTPIKPVYSGVTAVEGTIYESAINAPNIHELLKGGKLFAFGNGNSLIVSAKGDGSLAFYTGSKTDEFWARNSGIDFNDTTQVLAWFKQAFSAWASFWWELFENATTKFIVRPLYYMPLDQTWPALSNLTLLGDAAHLMPPYAGEGVNMAMQDALELSEFLTSNQFPDLQSAIAHYENQMRTRASEAARESLHNTDILHAENALSYMMEMFSQQ, from the coding sequence ATGTTACTCGACAACAAATCAATCGCCATCGTTGGCGGAGGGCCTGGCGGCTTAACCCTCGCCCGGCTTTTACAACAAAAAGGTGCTCAGGTTAAGGTTTATGAACGGGACGTTAACAGGGATGTTCGGGTGCAGGGGGCTACACTTGACCTGCATCATGAATCAGGTCTGGCCGCCCTCCGTAAAGCCGGCTTACTGGATGCCTTCAAAGCTGCCTACCGGCCCGGTGCAGATCTAATCCGGATTCTGGATAACACCGCTACCATCGTATTTGACGAGCACCTGCAACCGGCAGAAAAAACGTTTGACAGTGAGTGGTTTCGGCCCGAGATTGACCGTGGACCTTTACGGAACCTATTGGTAGATTCGTTACAACCTGATACCGTTATCTGGGACAGTCAATTCGTATCCATGTCAACCCTGGGTAGTGGCTGGCAGCTTACGTTTCAAAATGGTACATCAGCTACGGCAGATCTGGTCATAGGGGCTGATGGGGCAAATTCAAAGATTCGTCCTTTACTCACGCCCATCAAACCCGTTTACTCAGGAGTTACCGCTGTAGAAGGGACTATATATGAGTCAGCAATAAACGCACCCAACATCCACGAACTCCTGAAAGGGGGCAAACTATTCGCGTTTGGAAACGGCAATTCCCTGATTGTTAGCGCAAAAGGCGATGGTAGTTTAGCCTTTTATACAGGTAGTAAAACAGATGAATTCTGGGCACGTAATTCGGGAATCGACTTCAACGATACAACGCAAGTGTTGGCCTGGTTTAAGCAGGCGTTTTCAGCATGGGCTAGTTTCTGGTGGGAACTGTTTGAAAACGCTACAACCAAATTCATTGTCCGACCGCTATACTATATGCCCCTGGATCAAACCTGGCCCGCACTTTCCAACCTGACGCTGTTGGGCGATGCCGCTCATTTAATGCCCCCGTATGCAGGAGAAGGCGTAAATATGGCCATGCAGGATGCATTAGAGTTAAGTGAGTTTCTGACATCTAACCAGTTCCCCGACCTGCAATCGGCCATAGCACATTATGAAAACCAAATGCGAACGAGGGCATCCGAAGCCGCGCGGGAATCGTTACACAACACGGATATACTACACGCTGAAAATGCCCTGTCTTACATGATGGAGATGTTTAGTCAACAGTAG
- a CDS encoding DUF1611 domain-containing protein: MSNRAILLTDGILSTPNAKTAHGLIRGSDRYTIVGVVDAPTAGQDAGAVLDGQVRNIPVFASVDEALTQVGPVSYAIVSVATSGGVLPPTMLTDIRHSLEKGLSVVNGLHEFLSEKPDLVALSQQFGGQLIDVRRPKTRQELHFWTGEINQITAPIIAVIGTDCALGKRTTTRLIREACGRQGINAQMIYTGQTGWLQGVQYGFIFDSTLNDFVSGELEHALVSCWRETGADVLLIEGQAALRNPSGPCGSEFLVSGNARHVVLVHAPTRIFYDHEEHWGRIPPVETEINLINAYGATVIALALNTEHCSREEAFAYQKQYADQLGIPVLLPLEEGVDAIVPSIQTLTTTVHAH; this comes from the coding sequence ATGAGTAATCGGGCTATTCTACTTACGGATGGCATTTTAAGCACCCCGAATGCCAAAACGGCTCACGGACTAATTCGTGGATCGGACCGATATACCATTGTGGGTGTCGTGGATGCACCAACCGCCGGGCAGGACGCTGGTGCTGTCCTCGATGGACAAGTGCGCAACATTCCCGTATTCGCGTCGGTCGATGAGGCTCTCACGCAGGTTGGGCCAGTTTCTTACGCCATTGTTTCAGTTGCAACGAGTGGGGGCGTTTTGCCACCAACCATGCTGACGGATATTCGTCATAGCCTGGAAAAAGGATTGTCGGTTGTCAATGGCCTTCATGAATTCCTGAGCGAAAAACCCGATCTGGTTGCGCTATCCCAACAATTCGGCGGGCAGCTCATTGATGTTCGACGCCCCAAGACCCGCCAGGAGCTCCACTTCTGGACGGGCGAGATTAACCAGATAACCGCTCCAATTATTGCAGTCATCGGCACCGACTGCGCCCTCGGCAAGCGTACCACAACTCGCCTGATTCGGGAAGCCTGCGGACGGCAGGGTATCAATGCCCAGATGATCTATACCGGTCAAACCGGCTGGTTGCAAGGTGTGCAATACGGGTTTATTTTCGATTCAACGCTCAACGATTTCGTATCGGGCGAGCTCGAGCATGCACTGGTTTCCTGCTGGCGCGAAACCGGTGCCGATGTACTGTTAATTGAAGGACAAGCCGCCCTCCGAAACCCCAGCGGACCCTGTGGCTCCGAGTTTTTAGTGTCGGGAAACGCCCGACATGTGGTGCTGGTTCATGCCCCCACCAGAATCTTTTACGACCATGAAGAACACTGGGGCCGTATACCACCCGTTGAAACCGAAATAAATCTGATCAATGCCTACGGCGCAACCGTTATTGCCCTGGCCTTAAATACCGAACATTGCAGCCGGGAAGAAGCCTTTGCCTATCAAAAACAATATGCAGACCAACTGGGTATTCCGGTGCTATTACCACTGGAAGAAGGTGTCGATGCAATTGTGCCTAGTATACAGACCTTAACTACCACCGTTCATGCGCATTAA
- a CDS encoding serine hydrolase, with protein sequence MTQSLRFLSLVLLVSCSVVYGQSGSPALATRLKTLDSTLTVLHDRAMFNGVVLVAEQGKVRYSKALGIANITTDEPLTTSSAFNLASVSKQFIAMMIMQLQERGKLGYDEPVQTYLPDFPYATITVRDLLNHTSGLPEYFDLAQKYTGPLDTLTNDSMLQLLHQYQPAVLFQPGDRWEYCNTGYVLLGSIITKVGGMPIETFFDKNIVRPLKLKKTYIYYHKSSTTPRNRVFGFGRENGKNVLNDLIRLDGVVGDGNVYSSADDLLTWSQALYTEKLVKASTLQEAFTPVKLNDATTYPYGFGWMVEEKGKVLMHTGSWVGFRTLIIRYIDKKQTLIVLTNGTNAAGRVAREILEGKTIQLPQTQLISNIRLIDGTGAAPRKASVRLLNDRIREIGELTAFPNETVTDGKGFVLAPGFIDSHSHHVSGLKPDALAAVNQGITTIVSGQDGGSYSMDTLQALLKRQPVAINMATYTGHATLRQQAMGVNGLYRTAKPEEVDKMKTLLRAEMQKGSLGLSTGLEYEAAFFSNRDEVLQLAQVAADSGGRYISHIRSEDIQIDDAVDEIIQIGRLTKMPVQISHLKIALHDKWGQSSTLLAQLEQARAEGITITADCYPYDYWNSTLRVLFPKRDYTNLASAEFAVNQLFDPSKSVLVRFAANPAYAGKTVGEVAQMRQEKPAQTLMGLVAEASAFSEKNPDASGVEAIMGKSMDEPDVKNFLAWPHTNICSDGANDGHPRGYGAFTRVLGRYVRDQKLMPLETAIYKMTALSAEHLGLKNRGVITSGYYADLVLFNPDTVQDNARIGDNQALSTGIEAVWVAGQLVYQGQKATGAHPGVLIRR encoded by the coding sequence ATGACTCAATCTTTACGCTTCCTCTCGCTTGTTTTGCTGGTCAGTTGTTCGGTCGTTTACGGGCAATCGGGTAGCCCTGCGTTAGCCACCCGCCTGAAAACCCTTGACTCGACCCTTACCGTTCTTCATGACCGGGCTATGTTCAATGGGGTCGTGCTGGTAGCTGAACAGGGAAAAGTTCGCTATTCAAAGGCATTGGGAATTGCCAATATCACGACCGACGAACCGCTTACAACCAGCTCTGCCTTTAACCTGGCCTCCGTGTCGAAACAGTTTATCGCCATGATGATCATGCAATTGCAGGAGCGGGGCAAACTGGGGTACGATGAGCCGGTTCAAACGTATTTGCCTGATTTCCCGTATGCAACAATTACCGTGCGTGATCTCCTCAATCATACGTCCGGTTTGCCTGAATACTTCGACCTGGCACAAAAGTACACGGGGCCGCTCGATACACTGACCAACGATAGCATGCTTCAGTTGCTTCATCAATACCAACCCGCTGTTCTTTTCCAACCCGGCGATCGTTGGGAGTATTGCAATACGGGTTATGTGCTACTTGGTTCAATCATTACCAAAGTTGGCGGGATGCCCATTGAGACATTTTTTGACAAGAATATCGTACGCCCGCTTAAGCTGAAAAAGACCTACATCTATTACCATAAAAGCAGTACTACGCCCCGAAATCGGGTGTTTGGCTTCGGGCGTGAAAATGGGAAAAACGTTCTGAATGACCTGATCCGGCTGGATGGCGTTGTTGGCGACGGTAATGTGTACTCCTCTGCCGACGACTTACTGACCTGGAGTCAGGCGCTGTATACCGAAAAACTGGTGAAGGCGAGTACGCTCCAGGAGGCTTTTACGCCCGTCAAACTGAATGATGCCACCACCTATCCTTACGGCTTTGGGTGGATGGTTGAAGAGAAGGGGAAGGTATTGATGCACACCGGTAGCTGGGTTGGCTTTCGAACATTGATTATCCGCTATATCGACAAAAAACAAACGCTGATCGTTTTGACGAACGGGACTAATGCGGCCGGGCGAGTTGCGCGGGAGATCCTGGAAGGGAAAACAATTCAGTTACCCCAAACTCAGTTAATTTCAAATATTCGACTGATTGATGGAACCGGGGCCGCTCCCCGAAAAGCCTCCGTTCGACTGCTAAACGATCGGATTCGTGAAATTGGCGAACTAACCGCTTTCCCCAACGAGACCGTCACGGACGGTAAAGGGTTTGTGTTGGCCCCCGGATTTATCGATAGCCATAGTCACCATGTTTCGGGACTAAAACCGGATGCGCTCGCGGCTGTTAATCAGGGCATTACAACCATCGTGTCCGGGCAGGATGGCGGTAGTTATTCGATGGATACCTTACAGGCGCTACTGAAACGGCAACCGGTGGCCATCAACATGGCCACCTATACCGGACATGCCACCTTGCGGCAACAGGCAATGGGGGTCAATGGACTTTACCGCACGGCCAAACCCGAGGAGGTCGACAAAATGAAAACACTCCTGCGCGCAGAGATGCAAAAGGGCTCGCTCGGACTGTCGACGGGACTGGAATACGAAGCGGCTTTCTTCTCGAATCGTGATGAAGTACTGCAACTGGCGCAGGTTGCTGCTGATTCGGGAGGACGGTATATCAGCCATATTCGGAGCGAGGATATACAGATCGATGATGCCGTCGACGAGATTATCCAGATTGGACGCCTGACAAAGATGCCTGTTCAGATTTCTCACCTGAAAATTGCGTTGCACGACAAATGGGGGCAGTCGTCTACGTTGCTGGCTCAACTGGAACAAGCTCGCGCCGAAGGGATTACTATTACCGCCGATTGTTACCCGTATGATTACTGGAATTCGACACTTCGGGTACTGTTTCCCAAGCGGGATTATACCAATCTGGCCAGTGCTGAATTTGCGGTGAATCAACTGTTCGATCCATCGAAATCGGTGCTGGTGCGCTTTGCGGCCAATCCTGCCTATGCCGGAAAAACTGTTGGCGAAGTGGCACAAATGCGTCAGGAAAAACCGGCTCAAACACTGATGGGGTTAGTTGCTGAAGCGTCGGCGTTTTCCGAAAAGAATCCCGATGCCAGCGGAGTTGAAGCCATCATGGGTAAGTCCATGGACGAGCCCGACGTGAAGAATTTCCTGGCCTGGCCGCACACAAATATCTGCTCCGACGGGGCCAACGATGGCCATCCACGCGGCTATGGAGCGTTCACGCGCGTTCTGGGCCGCTACGTACGTGACCAGAAACTGATGCCGCTTGAAACCGCCATATATAAAATGACAGCGCTTTCGGCAGAACACCTGGGCTTGAAAAATCGGGGTGTTATTACGTCTGGCTACTATGCTGATCTGGTGCTGTTCAATCCAGATACCGTACAGGACAACGCCCGTATTGGCGACAATCAGGCGCTCTCAACCGGCATCGAAGCCGTCTGGGTAGCTGGGCAACTGGTTTATCAGGGCCAGAAAGCTACGGGTGCGCATCCAGGCGTGTTGATTCGGCGGTAG